One genomic region from Leptolyngbyaceae cyanobacterium JSC-12 encodes:
- a CDS encoding cobaltochelatase CobN subunit (IMG reference gene:2510096099~PFAM: Domain of unknown function (DUF3479); CobN/Magnesium Chelatase~TIGRFAM: magnesium chelatase, H subunit; cobaltochelatase, CobN subunit) produces MFTHVKPTIRHIAPSDLRGRRLVKVVYVVLEPQYQSSLSAAVRSINDHHPSIAIEISGYLIEELRDADNYEDFKRDVAEANIFIASLIFLEDLADKLVAAVEPHRDRLDVAVVFPSMPQVMRLNKMGSFSLSQIGQSKSVIANFMKKRKEKSGAGFQDAMLKLLRTLPTVLKYLPVEKAQDARNFMLSFQYWLGGNAENLQNFLLMLADRYVFKNEGDTAESLAPIQYADPQTFPDLGIWHPMATQMFEDIKEYLNWFNSRKDISDDMKDPLVPTVGLVLQRTHLVTGDDAHYVAMVSELEAMGARVIPVFAGGLDFSKPVDAFFYDPISKTTPIVDVVVSLTGFALVGGPARQDHPKAIEALKRLNRPYMVALPLVFQTTEEWQESELGLHPIQVALQIALPELDGGIEPIILSGRDGATGKAIALQDRVEAIAQRAMKWANLRRKPKLHKRVAITVFSFPPDKGNVGTAAYLDVFGSIHKVMQALRDNGYDVRDLPEDPEKLMLEVLHNAQAQYNSPELNIAYKMSVEEYERLTPYCDRLIPSWGPPPGHLNTDGQNLLVYGKSFGNVFIGVQPTFGYEGDPMRLLFSRSASPHHGFAAYYTYLERIWQADAVLHFGTHGSLEFMPGKQIGMSGECFPDSLIGTIPNLYYYAANNPSEATIAKRRSYAETISYLTPPAENAGLYKGLKELSELIGSYQTLKDTGRGAQIVDTIMDKARLCNLDDDVDLPEASAVDMSPEERDTIVGKVYIKLMEIESRLLPCGLHVIGKPPSAEEAIATLVNIAGLDREEDDILSLQRLIASSINRDIDEIYANSDRGVLEDVSLLNTINQTVRAAVTAMVHAQIDEEGRVSRSSMLGNLFSFGNKKEPWVQAIEESGFPILDANAAIEDPKAKIDNLFTYLQFCLKQVVADNELGALLVGLDGQYIQPGPGGDPIRNPDVLPTGKNIHALDPQSIPTAAAVKSAKVVVDRLLARQAAENGGNYPETIACVLWGTDNIKTYGESLAQILWMVGVKPVPDSLGRVNKLELIPLEELGRPRVDVVINCSGVFRDLFINQMALLDKAVKMAAEADEPLEMNFVRKHALKQAEELGLSLRQAATRVFSNASGSYSSNINLAVENGTWENEEELQNMYLSRKGFAFSSDNPGMMEQKEDLFKASLKTADVTFQNLDSSEISLTDVSHYYDSDPTKIVARLRDDGKKPAAYMADTTTANAQIRTLSETVRLDTRTKLLNPKWYEGMLSHGYEGVRELSKRLVNTMGWSATADAVDNWVYEDTNTTFFKDEEMCKRLMNLNPNSFRKMVTTLLEANGRGYWDTSEANLDRLRQLYQEVEDRIEGIE; encoded by the coding sequence ATGTTCACTCACGTCAAGCCCACCATCCGGCACATTGCCCCATCTGATCTGCGGGGGCGTCGCCTGGTAAAAGTGGTCTATGTCGTGCTAGAGCCTCAATACCAAAGCTCTCTCTCTGCTGCTGTTCGTTCAATTAATGACCATCACCCCAGCATTGCCATTGAAATCAGCGGATACCTAATTGAAGAACTGCGGGATGCAGACAACTATGAAGACTTCAAGCGGGATGTGGCAGAAGCTAATATCTTCATCGCGTCGCTGATTTTCCTAGAAGACCTGGCAGACAAGCTAGTGGCAGCAGTGGAACCCCATCGCGATCGCCTGGATGTTGCTGTCGTCTTTCCATCCATGCCACAGGTGATGCGTCTCAACAAGATGGGTAGCTTCTCGTTGTCGCAAATTGGGCAGTCCAAGAGTGTGATTGCTAATTTTATGAAAAAGCGCAAGGAGAAGTCGGGAGCCGGATTTCAGGATGCCATGCTGAAACTGCTCCGCACTCTACCCACTGTGCTAAAATATTTGCCTGTAGAAAAAGCTCAGGATGCTCGAAATTTCATGCTCAGCTTCCAATACTGGCTGGGCGGCAACGCTGAGAATCTGCAAAATTTCCTGCTGATGCTGGCAGATCGGTATGTGTTTAAGAACGAGGGCGATACAGCAGAAAGCCTGGCACCGATTCAATACGCTGATCCACAGACATTCCCTGACCTTGGCATCTGGCATCCCATGGCAACCCAGATGTTTGAGGACATCAAAGAATACCTTAACTGGTTCAACTCCCGCAAAGACATTTCTGACGATATGAAAGACCCGCTGGTGCCAACGGTGGGATTGGTGCTACAGCGTACGCATCTCGTCACTGGGGATGACGCCCACTATGTTGCCATGGTGTCGGAACTGGAAGCAATGGGCGCACGAGTAATTCCGGTGTTTGCGGGCGGGTTGGATTTCTCCAAGCCAGTCGATGCTTTCTTTTATGACCCCATCAGTAAAACTACACCAATTGTGGATGTGGTGGTGTCGTTAACAGGATTTGCTCTTGTCGGTGGACCAGCACGGCAAGATCATCCCAAAGCTATAGAGGCGTTGAAGCGGTTGAATCGTCCTTATATGGTGGCGTTGCCGCTGGTGTTCCAGACAACAGAAGAGTGGCAAGAAAGTGAGTTGGGACTGCACCCGATTCAGGTGGCACTACAAATTGCCCTGCCGGAACTGGATGGTGGCATTGAACCGATTATCCTTTCTGGTCGAGATGGGGCAACCGGGAAAGCGATCGCTCTGCAAGATCGGGTGGAAGCGATCGCGCAACGGGCAATGAAATGGGCAAATCTGCGGCGCAAACCCAAGCTACACAAGCGAGTTGCCATCACTGTCTTCAGTTTCCCACCCGATAAAGGTAATGTGGGCACGGCCGCCTACCTGGACGTGTTTGGCTCCATTCATAAAGTGATGCAGGCACTGCGAGACAATGGCTACGACGTGCGAGACCTGCCTGAAGACCCCGAAAAACTGATGCTGGAAGTGCTGCACAATGCTCAAGCTCAGTACAACAGTCCTGAACTCAACATTGCTTACAAAATGTCGGTTGAGGAATACGAGCGCCTGACTCCCTATTGCGATCGCCTGATTCCATCCTGGGGTCCCCCCCCCGGACACCTCAACACCGACGGACAAAACCTGCTGGTCTACGGCAAATCTTTTGGCAATGTGTTCATTGGTGTACAGCCTACCTTTGGTTACGAAGGTGACCCCATGCGCTTGCTGTTCTCCCGCTCTGCCAGTCCCCATCATGGATTCGCTGCCTACTACACCTACCTGGAGCGCATTTGGCAGGCGGATGCTGTGTTGCACTTTGGCACTCATGGGTCGCTGGAATTCATGCCAGGTAAGCAAATTGGTATGTCAGGCGAGTGTTTTCCTGACAGCCTGATCGGTACCATTCCCAACCTTTACTACTACGCAGCAAACAACCCTTCGGAAGCCACGATCGCGAAACGTCGAAGCTATGCGGAAACCATTAGCTATCTCACGCCGCCTGCTGAAAATGCCGGACTTTACAAAGGTTTGAAAGAACTGAGTGAATTGATCGGTTCCTACCAGACCTTAAAGGATACGGGACGGGGTGCACAGATCGTAGACACGATTATGGACAAGGCGCGGCTCTGCAACTTGGATGACGATGTAGATTTGCCAGAAGCTAGTGCTGTGGATATGAGTCCAGAGGAGCGTGACACCATTGTTGGCAAAGTCTACATCAAACTGATGGAGATTGAATCTCGCTTGTTGCCCTGTGGGTTGCATGTGATTGGCAAGCCTCCCAGTGCAGAAGAAGCGATCGCGACGCTGGTTAATATTGCGGGACTGGATCGAGAAGAAGATGATATTCTCAGCCTGCAACGGCTGATTGCCAGCAGTATCAACCGTGACATTGACGAAATCTACGCCAACAGCGATCGCGGTGTACTGGAGGATGTCAGCCTGCTGAACACTATCAATCAGACAGTTCGGGCGGCGGTAACAGCAATGGTTCACGCTCAGATTGACGAAGAAGGGCGCGTTTCCCGCAGTTCAATGTTGGGCAATTTGTTCAGCTTCGGTAACAAAAAAGAACCCTGGGTGCAGGCAATTGAGGAGAGTGGATTTCCGATTTTAGATGCCAATGCCGCGATCGAAGATCCCAAAGCAAAAATTGACAATCTTTTCACCTACCTGCAATTTTGTCTCAAGCAAGTTGTGGCAGATAACGAACTGGGTGCATTACTCGTCGGCTTGGATGGGCAGTACATCCAGCCAGGACCTGGTGGTGATCCCATTCGCAATCCCGATGTATTGCCTACTGGTAAGAACATTCACGCCCTCGATCCCCAGTCCATTCCCACTGCTGCAGCAGTCAAATCAGCTAAGGTCGTCGTTGATCGCTTGTTGGCACGGCAGGCAGCAGAAAACGGTGGCAACTATCCTGAAACCATTGCCTGCGTCCTTTGGGGCACTGATAACATCAAAACCTATGGCGAATCCCTTGCCCAAATTCTCTGGATGGTTGGTGTTAAGCCTGTTCCTGACTCGCTCGGGCGGGTGAATAAACTGGAACTGATTCCTCTAGAAGAGTTGGGTCGTCCTCGTGTGGATGTGGTAATCAACTGCTCTGGGGTTTTTCGCGACCTATTCATCAACCAGATGGCACTCCTCGACAAAGCTGTGAAAATGGCAGCCGAAGCTGATGAACCACTGGAAATGAACTTTGTCCGCAAACACGCCCTCAAACAGGCAGAAGAATTGGGGTTATCCCTGCGGCAAGCAGCTACCCGTGTCTTCTCCAATGCGTCCGGGTCTTATTCGTCCAACATTAACCTGGCAGTGGAAAACGGCACCTGGGAAAACGAGGAAGAACTGCAAAACATGTACCTTTCCCGTAAGGGCTTTGCCTTCTCTTCAGATAATCCTGGCATGATGGAACAGAAGGAAGACCTGTTCAAAGCCTCGCTGAAAACCGCAGATGTCACCTTCCAAAATCTCGACTCATCGGAAATTTCGTTAACAGACGTTTCCCATTATTACGACTCAGATCCCACCAAAATCGTGGCAAGACTGCGAGATGATGGCAAAAAGCCCGCTGCTTACATGGCGGATACCACCACTGCCAATGCCCAAATTCGCACGCTGTCGGAAACAGTTCGGCTCGATACTCGTACCAAACTTCTCAATCCCAAGTGGTATGAGGGGATGCTCTCTCACGGGTATGAAGGGGTGCGGGAACTATCGAAGCGGTTGGTGAACACAATGGGTTGGTCAGCAACGGCGGATGCAGTGGATAACTGGGTGTATGAAGATACCAACACCACTTTCTTCAAAGATGAAGAGATGTGCAAGCGGTTAATGAACCTTAATCCCAACTCCTTCCGCAAGATGGTGACGACTTTGCTTGAAGCCAATGGTCGCGGTTATTGGGATACGAGCGAAGCCAATCTCGATCGCTTACGCCAGTTGTATCAAGAAGTGGAAGACCGCATCGAAGGAATTGAATAA
- a CDS encoding hypothetical protein (IMG reference gene:2510096100), which yields MMVRHVYQCALVAVVSLGAIAGIQVLSASAAQGEDMYGAIATDDETGSWGYAYNYPTRAQAEAEALKECGEQGCQVEVWFANACGAVAKDGNTVGWGRAESRAEAEAKALSACGTGACKVEVWACTDR from the coding sequence ATGATGGTTCGACATGTTTATCAATGTGCTCTTGTGGCTGTTGTTTCTTTGGGAGCGATCGCAGGCATTCAAGTATTATCTGCTAGCGCGGCTCAGGGTGAGGATATGTATGGCGCGATCGCAACCGATGACGAAACTGGTTCCTGGGGGTACGCCTATAACTACCCCACTCGTGCCCAGGCTGAGGCCGAAGCCTTAAAGGAATGTGGAGAACAAGGCTGCCAGGTGGAAGTGTGGTTTGCTAATGCCTGCGGAGCCGTTGCCAAAGATGGAAACACAGTGGGTTGGGGTCGGGCAGAAAGCCGCGCAGAAGCGGAAGCTAAAGCCCTATCTGCCTGCGGTACCGGGGCTTGCAAAGTGGAAGTGTGGGCGTGTACGGATCGCTAA
- a CDS encoding putative NTPase (NACHT family) (IMG reference gene:2510096101~PFAM: NACHT domain) — translation MFIERILVPAAAITLASIISRVVCDGGGKFLGWVKEQNEDPAQIINRASEQYAWNYAKRHGVLKVLGMREPVPLEAVYTAVQFLDRDGISRFESIEDLEKAFREQSERSFQKKTAKKQDGLKVANEKQYLMVLGGPGAGKSTFLRKMGLEALKGLGGGYVHECIPVFLELKNFTATEIAIETAIAHEFRICGFPSPDAVTQKLLEQGKLLILFDGLDEVPTKNLDNAIRQIQNFVDQHDKNRFIASCRIAAYRHNFRRFSDVAMADFTQDQIKEFIFNWFNSDTDREAGTAQKCWHLLQKPEYRAARELAQSPLLLTLLCLVYHSSQNFPQNRSVLYRKALRVLLEEWAAEKRIMTDDIYQGLNTELEEVLLSEIAFQGFEANRLFFSQREVVDQIKTFLADNLNAPRHLNGEAVLEAIAIQQGILVERAQDVFSFSHLTLQEYLTAQYIDDHHLTKQLVKDHLTHERWQEVFLLVAGLMRGGADPLLLAMETQAKTYINTPKLRALLTWATEITDNVSEGLSAAAKRTVALFLALVSDRALNLVRVLDHKAASTLELARTLAHTNTPRFLYNQENTPAKSALPTRALAIALTQSMPTRQMGQALAKTLTQTFTDELAKHNALQAFTMEVLVTRLKELKQVAPDVRQPVHVIQDFHSRIFQTWFTSLKLDPNWISLSTEEYRKLERYLYANWLIVRCKQAAVRVSPQTWHGIENRMLRVEEL, via the coding sequence ATGTTCATTGAACGGATTTTAGTTCCAGCCGCCGCTATCACCTTGGCATCGATTATCAGCCGCGTTGTGTGTGATGGGGGCGGCAAATTTTTGGGCTGGGTGAAGGAGCAAAACGAAGATCCAGCGCAGATCATCAACCGAGCTTCGGAACAGTATGCCTGGAACTATGCCAAACGGCATGGTGTGCTAAAGGTGCTGGGAATGCGAGAGCCTGTTCCCTTGGAAGCTGTTTATACAGCAGTCCAATTTCTTGATCGTGATGGCATCAGTCGGTTTGAGTCCATCGAAGATCTGGAAAAAGCGTTTCGTGAACAATCGGAGCGCAGCTTTCAGAAAAAGACTGCCAAGAAGCAGGATGGGCTGAAGGTTGCCAATGAAAAACAATACCTGATGGTGCTGGGTGGACCGGGGGCAGGCAAGTCTACTTTTCTCCGCAAGATGGGCTTGGAAGCCTTGAAGGGATTAGGTGGCGGTTACGTGCATGAGTGCATTCCAGTGTTTCTGGAGCTGAAGAACTTTACCGCAACTGAAATTGCGATTGAAACAGCGATCGCCCATGAGTTTCGCATTTGCGGCTTTCCCTCGCCAGATGCAGTTACACAAAAACTCTTGGAACAGGGCAAACTCTTGATTTTGTTTGATGGGTTGGATGAAGTGCCCACCAAAAACCTGGACAACGCCATCCGCCAAATTCAAAACTTTGTTGATCAACACGACAAAAATCGCTTCATTGCGTCTTGCCGCATTGCTGCCTATCGGCATAACTTCCGCCGATTTAGTGATGTGGCAATGGCAGACTTCACCCAGGACCAAATCAAAGAGTTTATCTTTAATTGGTTCAATTCCGATACTGATCGCGAAGCTGGAACCGCTCAAAAATGTTGGCATCTACTGCAAAAACCAGAATATCGAGCAGCACGAGAACTGGCACAATCGCCGCTGTTGTTGACATTGCTGTGTCTGGTCTATCACAGTTCGCAAAACTTTCCGCAAAACCGTAGCGTGCTCTATCGTAAAGCCTTGCGCGTGTTGCTAGAAGAATGGGCAGCGGAAAAACGTATTATGACTGATGACATTTACCAGGGTTTGAACACCGAACTGGAAGAAGTGCTGTTGTCAGAAATTGCGTTTCAAGGATTTGAAGCGAATCGATTATTTTTTTCACAGCGAGAGGTCGTTGACCAAATCAAAACCTTTTTGGCTGATAACTTGAATGCACCTCGGCATTTAAATGGTGAGGCCGTACTGGAGGCGATCGCGATTCAGCAAGGCATTTTGGTAGAACGTGCTCAGGATGTATTTTCCTTCTCCCATCTGACGTTGCAGGAATATCTCACAGCCCAATACATTGACGATCATCACCTCACCAAGCAACTTGTTAAGGATCACCTGACCCATGAACGCTGGCAGGAGGTGTTTTTGCTGGTAGCGGGCTTGATGCGGGGTGGAGCTGATCCGCTGCTACTGGCAATGGAAACTCAGGCCAAAACTTACATCAACACCCCCAAACTGCGGGCATTGCTGACCTGGGCAACCGAGATTACCGATAATGTGAGCGAAGGCCTGTCTGCCGCCGCTAAGCGCACTGTAGCCTTATTCCTGGCTCTGGTCAGCGATCGTGCTCTCAACCTGGTACGGGTGTTAGACCACAAAGCTGCCAGCACTCTGGAACTTGCCCGCACTCTTGCCCATACCAACACCCCTCGCTTTCTGTACAATCAGGAAAATACTCCTGCCAAATCTGCACTCCCCACCCGCGCCTTAGCGATCGCCCTGACCCAATCTATGCCCACTCGCCAGATGGGACAAGCCCTTGCCAAAACGTTGACGCAAACTTTTACGGATGAATTGGCAAAACACAATGCGCTGCAAGCCTTTACTATGGAAGTGCTCGTCACTCGGTTGAAAGAACTGAAGCAGGTGGCACCCGATGTGCGTCAACCTGTGCATGTGATTCAGGATTTTCATAGCCGCATCTTCCAGACCTGGTTTACTAGCCTTAAACTCGACCCAAACTGGATAAGCCTCTCGACGGAGGAATATCGCAAACTGGAACGGTATCTGTATGCGAATTGGCTGATAGTTCGTTGTAAACAGGCAGCGGTGAGAGTTTCGCCCCAAACCTGGCATGGCATCGAAAACCGGATGTTAAGAGTAGAGGAACTATGA
- a CDS encoding S-adenosyl-methyltransferase MraW (IMG reference gene:2510096102~PFAM: MraW methylase family~TIGRFAM: S-adenosyl-methyltransferase MraW), with the protein MTRLNNNLDDPTNADKLAFIHVPVLPAEVVAGLAVRAGGHYLDATVGGGGHSRLILAAAVDVQITALDQDEQAIAAAKQTLAEFGDRVQFQHTNFANFDPGDTQFDGILADLGVSSAQFDMGDRGFSFRQAAPLDMRMNQQQDLTAADIVNTWEEVKLANLIYTYGEERLSRQIARRIVENRPLTTTTELAETIFHSVPKSYRYGRIHPATRTFQALRIAVNRELEVLETLLQRAPDWLKTGGRLAIISFHSLEDRIVKHHFKESDRLTVITRKPIEASDEEVRQNVRARSAKLRIAEKR; encoded by the coding sequence ATGACTCGACTCAACAACAATCTTGACGATCCTACCAATGCTGACAAATTGGCGTTTATTCACGTTCCTGTATTGCCAGCAGAGGTGGTGGCAGGGTTGGCGGTGCGGGCAGGCGGGCATTATCTCGATGCCACAGTGGGCGGCGGTGGTCACAGTCGCTTGATTCTGGCGGCAGCGGTTGATGTGCAAATCACGGCTTTAGACCAGGATGAACAGGCGATAGCGGCGGCAAAACAGACCCTGGCTGAGTTTGGCGATCGCGTGCAGTTTCAGCACACCAATTTTGCCAACTTCGATCCTGGTGACACCCAGTTTGATGGAATTCTGGCGGATTTGGGAGTGAGTTCGGCACAGTTTGATATGGGCGATCGCGGCTTTAGCTTTCGGCAGGCAGCACCGTTAGATATGCGGATGAATCAGCAGCAAGACCTGACAGCAGCAGATATTGTGAATACCTGGGAAGAGGTGAAGCTGGCAAACCTGATCTATACCTACGGGGAAGAGCGCCTGTCTCGCCAAATTGCTCGCCGCATTGTAGAAAACCGTCCACTCACTACTACGACCGAGTTAGCCGAAACAATTTTTCACTCAGTACCCAAATCCTATCGCTATGGGCGCATTCATCCCGCAACTCGGACTTTTCAGGCATTGCGGATTGCTGTGAATCGAGAATTGGAGGTGTTGGAAACATTGTTGCAACGTGCTCCAGATTGGCTCAAAACGGGCGGCAGGCTAGCAATTATTAGCTTCCACAGTTTAGAAGATCGGATTGTGAAACATCATTTCAAGGAATCTGACCGGCTGACGGTGATCACTAGGAAACCAATTGAAGCATCTGATGAGGAAGTAAGGCAAAATGTGAGGGCGCGATCAGCCAAGCTGCGAATTGCGGAAAAACGCTGA
- a CDS encoding Zn-dependent protease with chaperone function (IMG reference gene:2510096103~PFAM: Peptidase family M48) translates to MTSTQAQFGELVQKLEGFARKQPAAYRMRVGLFAVLGYVYLFAILSGLILLILLLIWIVMASQRVHSGFIKLGIVLLVLAGAILRSLWVSFSPPTGILITKQQCPKLFNLMQDLATQLQALKFHHILLTRDFNAAVVQVPQLGILGWQQNYLIVGLPLMQALTVEQFRAVLAHELGHLSGNHSRFAGWIYRVRKTWMQLFERLHQGGAGGSWLFAPFFNWYSPFFNAYSFVLARMNEYEADQCAAELAGAKTAAEALIEVEVKARFLDERFWSNLYQMVKEQPDPPKVAYTSMLATLNQPLSIEDSRQWLEQALMRQTSNLDTHPCLSDRLKALNYPIEQVPCYTPALPGNQSAAHQLLGKELAQFAAQFDQEWQAEVSTPWRQRYAYVQESLKRLETLEHKTKTELLTLDEAWERVHLMTEIHEPSVAIQALKSFLQEFPTHAPAHYALGTLLLQQQDSSGVTHIEAAIAQNRGYALEGYQRVHDFFFNQGQTQTANQYQPQIDQAYEEMVKAQQERSIVGEEDQFKPHTFTEAEVAVIQQQLVDQVQVKEAYLVEKVVQYFPEQRFCVLGIVRKAGVVESENAAQDLVNQLIQVLHFPTDGYILILNHSSVGKLKKVIPHVERSLIFRR, encoded by the coding sequence ATGACATCAACGCAAGCTCAGTTTGGTGAACTTGTTCAGAAATTAGAGGGGTTCGCCCGAAAGCAGCCAGCTGCCTACAGGATGCGGGTTGGGTTATTTGCGGTGTTGGGTTATGTGTATCTCTTTGCAATCTTGAGTGGATTGATCTTGCTGATTCTGCTGCTGATTTGGATTGTAATGGCAAGTCAGCGAGTTCATAGTGGATTCATCAAACTTGGCATTGTGCTGTTGGTTTTGGCGGGGGCGATTTTGCGATCGCTCTGGGTCAGCTTTTCACCTCCCACGGGTATCCTTATCACGAAGCAACAGTGCCCTAAGTTATTTAACTTGATGCAAGACCTTGCTACTCAACTTCAGGCTCTCAAGTTTCATCACATTCTGCTAACCCGTGATTTTAATGCGGCAGTGGTGCAAGTGCCTCAGTTGGGGATCTTGGGATGGCAACAGAATTATTTAATTGTGGGATTGCCCTTGATGCAGGCGCTAACTGTGGAGCAGTTTCGAGCAGTATTAGCCCATGAGTTGGGGCATCTTTCTGGCAACCATTCTCGCTTCGCTGGTTGGATTTATCGCGTTCGTAAAACCTGGATGCAATTGTTTGAACGACTGCATCAGGGCGGTGCGGGTGGTTCCTGGCTGTTTGCCCCTTTCTTCAACTGGTATTCTCCTTTCTTCAACGCCTACTCGTTTGTTCTGGCACGGATGAATGAATATGAGGCGGATCAGTGCGCGGCAGAACTGGCAGGGGCAAAGACAGCAGCAGAGGCATTGATTGAGGTTGAAGTCAAGGCTCGATTTTTGGATGAGCGCTTTTGGAGCAACCTGTACCAGATGGTCAAAGAACAGCCTGATCCGCCTAAAGTGGCTTACACGAGTATGTTAGCCACGCTAAATCAGCCACTATCAATTGAGGATAGCCGTCAATGGTTGGAGCAAGCGTTGATGCGGCAAACTAGTAACCTGGATACACATCCCTGTTTGAGCGATCGCCTCAAAGCTTTGAATTACCCGATTGAGCAAGTGCCTTGTTACACACCAGCGTTACCTGGCAACCAGAGTGCGGCACACCAATTACTGGGCAAGGAGTTGGCTCAGTTTGCGGCTCAGTTTGATCAGGAATGGCAGGCAGAAGTTTCCACTCCTTGGCGGCAACGCTATGCCTACGTGCAGGAGTCGTTGAAACGGCTGGAGACTTTAGAGCACAAAACAAAGACCGAGTTGCTGACCCTAGATGAAGCCTGGGAACGGGTACATCTCATGACTGAAATTCATGAACCATCGGTTGCAATTCAAGCATTGAAGTCTTTCTTGCAGGAGTTTCCTACCCATGCGCCCGCTCATTACGCTCTAGGAACTTTGTTACTGCAACAACAGGACTCATCAGGCGTGACGCATATAGAAGCGGCGATCGCCCAAAACCGGGGGTATGCGTTGGAAGGATATCAACGGGTGCATGACTTTTTCTTCAATCAGGGGCAGACTCAAACTGCCAACCAGTATCAACCCCAGATTGACCAAGCCTATGAGGAAATGGTGAAAGCACAGCAGGAGCGTTCCATAGTTGGAGAAGAGGATCAGTTTAAACCCCATACTTTCACAGAGGCTGAAGTGGCAGTTATCCAGCAACAACTAGTGGATCAAGTGCAGGTGAAAGAAGCCTACCTAGTGGAAAAAGTGGTGCAGTATTTCCCAGAGCAGCGGTTCTGCGTTTTGGGGATTGTCCGTAAGGCAGGGGTTGTAGAAAGTGAGAATGCTGCTCAAGATTTAGTGAATCAACTTATTCAGGTTCTACACTTTCCAACTGATGGGTATATTTTGATTCTGAATCACAGCAGCGTCGGTAAACTGAAGAAAGTGATTCCTCACGTTGAGCGATCGCTGATTTTCCGACGCTAA